A region of Deinococcus rubellus DNA encodes the following proteins:
- the minE gene encoding cell division topological specificity factor MinE: MASIFERLGFNRKGSKDTLKDRLELVLAYDRAKIAPGKVDALRQDLLEVVRKYFPTEGSNIEVEQRGDTIMLVAHIPLEKEGGPGKR, encoded by the coding sequence ATGGCTTCTATTTTTGAGCGCTTGGGCTTTAACCGCAAGGGCAGCAAGGACACCCTCAAGGACCGCCTGGAACTCGTGCTTGCCTACGACCGGGCCAAGATCGCGCCGGGCAAAGTGGACGCCCTGAGGCAAGACCTTCTCGAAGTGGTCAGGAAGTACTTCCCCACCGAGGGCAGCAATATCGAGGTCGAGCAGCGCGGCGACACCATCATGCTGGTCGCCCACATTCCGCTGGAGAAGGAAGGCGGGCCGGGCAAACGCTGA
- the minD gene encoding septum site-determining protein MinD yields the protein MNAKVIVVTSGKGGVGKTTTTANIGVGLAKLGEKVAVIDVDVGLRNLDVVMGLESRVVFDLIDVIEGKCRLQQALIRDKRVENLYLLPASQTRDKDSLDPEVFKAAVKQLIEEEQFDRVLIDSPAGIESGFRTAVAPAQGALVVVNPEVSSVRDADRIIGLLEAQQISEINLVINRLRPKMVASGNMLSEADVLEILGVKPIGIIPEDEGILVSTNIGEPAVLGQSVAGQAFMATARRLRGEDLAFPKLEEDRGFMAVLRRLFGGK from the coding sequence ATGAATGCCAAGGTAATTGTGGTGACAAGTGGTAAGGGTGGGGTCGGGAAGACCACCACCACTGCCAATATCGGTGTCGGGCTGGCCAAGCTCGGGGAAAAAGTGGCCGTGATCGATGTGGACGTGGGCCTGCGCAATCTCGACGTGGTGATGGGTTTGGAGAGCCGGGTGGTCTTCGACCTGATTGACGTGATCGAGGGCAAGTGCCGTCTTCAGCAAGCACTGATCCGCGACAAACGCGTCGAGAACCTGTATCTGCTTCCCGCCTCGCAGACCCGTGACAAGGACTCGCTCGACCCCGAGGTGTTCAAGGCGGCGGTCAAGCAACTCATCGAGGAAGAGCAGTTTGACCGGGTACTGATCGACTCGCCCGCCGGAATCGAGTCGGGCTTCAGAACGGCGGTGGCCCCGGCCCAGGGTGCCCTGGTGGTCGTCAATCCGGAAGTGTCGAGCGTGCGCGACGCCGACCGCATCATCGGTCTCCTTGAAGCCCAGCAGATCAGCGAGATCAACCTGGTCATCAACCGCCTGCGGCCCAAGATGGTCGCCAGCGGCAACATGCTCTCCGAGGCCGATGTGCTGGAGATTCTGGGTGTCAAGCCGATCGGCATTATTCCTGAGGACGAGGGCATCCTGGTATCCACCAACATCGGAGAACCGGCGGTACTGGGTCAGTCGGTGGCCGGGCAAGCCTTCATGGCCACCGCACGGCGGTTGCGCGGCGAGGACCTGGCGTTCCCCAAACTGGAGGAAGACCGGGGATTCATGGCTGTGCTGCGCCGACTGTTTGGGGGGAAGTGA
- the ftsH gene encoding ATP-dependent zinc metalloprotease FtsH: MKRLNPWLILLFVVALYLMFTNAPIGGRATVDYSTFKTLLSQGQVQQVVSTGDVANVTLKNPAQVPANTASGTQSVKEFQVRLPNSSATPDTELTAQLQKQNVNYSYAAPSQWLSLLATFLPILLLFGMMYFFFMRAQGGQNGVMQFGQSKAKRYGKENKVSTKFTDVAGHEEAKRELIEVVDFLKNPGKYHQIGAEIPKGVLLVGPPGTGKTLLARAVSGEAEVPFFSVSASEFMEMFVGVGASRVRTLFEDARKSAPAIIFIDEIDSIGRKRGAGIGGGHDEREQTLNQILSEMDGFEKNASVIVLGATNRPDVLDSALLRPGRFDRQVTIDLPNLKERQAILKVHMRNKPLSGGVDVEEIAKSTPYFSGADLKNVVNEAALEAARIAKTQIDMSDFYRALDKITLGLENSSLTISDAEKKAIAYHEAGHAVTAAVIPGSDKLQKVSIIPRGRALGAAFYLPEEQVLMSKERLENQLVVALGGRAAEEVFMGSVTSGAADDFRKSTNIARRMVLEWGMGENFKNMALTTDSGPVFLGEDMAKPKAFSEHTSQLVDEDIKRILQAAYERSRQIVSEYAQAMHDVASELLSKELITGDVVREAVARVNPDLRAPVSLGKN, translated from the coding sequence TTGAAGCGTTTAAATCCGTGGCTGATCTTGCTGTTCGTGGTGGCCCTGTACCTGATGTTCACCAACGCGCCCATTGGGGGCCGCGCCACAGTGGACTACAGCACCTTCAAAACCCTGCTAAGCCAGGGACAGGTGCAGCAGGTCGTCTCGACGGGCGACGTGGCCAACGTCACCCTCAAAAACCCGGCTCAGGTGCCTGCCAACACCGCCAGCGGCACCCAGAGCGTCAAGGAGTTTCAGGTGCGGCTGCCCAACTCCTCCGCCACCCCCGACACCGAGTTGACGGCGCAGCTGCAAAAGCAAAACGTCAACTACAGCTACGCCGCGCCCAGCCAGTGGCTGAGCCTGCTGGCCACCTTCCTGCCGATCCTGCTGCTGTTCGGCATGATGTACTTCTTCTTCATGCGTGCCCAGGGCGGCCAGAACGGCGTGATGCAGTTCGGGCAGAGCAAGGCCAAGCGCTACGGCAAGGAAAACAAGGTCAGCACCAAGTTTACCGACGTGGCCGGACACGAGGAAGCCAAGCGCGAACTCATCGAGGTCGTGGACTTCCTGAAGAACCCCGGCAAGTACCACCAGATCGGCGCGGAGATTCCCAAGGGCGTGCTGCTGGTCGGCCCTCCCGGCACTGGCAAGACCCTGCTGGCCCGCGCCGTCTCCGGCGAGGCCGAGGTGCCGTTTTTCTCGGTGAGCGCGTCCGAATTCATGGAGATGTTTGTGGGCGTGGGCGCGAGCCGCGTGCGGACCCTGTTCGAGGACGCCCGCAAGAGTGCTCCGGCCATCATCTTCATCGACGAGATCGACTCCATCGGCCGCAAGCGCGGTGCGGGCATCGGCGGCGGCCACGACGAGCGTGAGCAGACCCTCAACCAGATTCTTTCTGAGATGGACGGCTTCGAGAAGAACGCCTCGGTGATCGTGCTGGGGGCCACCAACCGCCCCGACGTGCTCGACTCGGCGCTGCTGCGCCCCGGACGCTTCGACCGTCAGGTGACGATTGATCTTCCCAACCTCAAAGAGCGTCAGGCTATCCTCAAGGTCCACATGCGCAACAAGCCGCTGTCCGGCGGCGTGGACGTGGAAGAGATTGCCAAGAGCACCCCGTACTTCTCCGGCGCGGACCTCAAGAACGTGGTCAACGAGGCGGCCCTGGAAGCGGCCCGCATTGCCAAGACCCAGATCGACATGAGTGACTTTTACCGGGCGCTCGACAAGATCACCCTGGGCCTGGAAAACTCCTCACTCACCATCAGCGACGCTGAGAAGAAAGCGATTGCCTACCACGAGGCTGGGCACGCCGTGACCGCCGCCGTGATTCCGGGGTCTGATAAATTGCAGAAAGTCAGCATCATCCCGCGTGGCCGGGCGCTGGGCGCAGCGTTTTACCTGCCGGAAGAGCAGGTGCTGATGAGCAAGGAGCGGCTGGAAAATCAGCTGGTCGTGGCGCTGGGTGGCCGCGCTGCCGAGGAAGTCTTCATGGGCAGCGTGACCTCGGGGGCTGCCGACGACTTCCGCAAGAGCACCAACATCGCCCGGCGGATGGTACTGGAGTGGGGCATGGGCGAGAACTTCAAGAACATGGCGCTTACCACCGATTCCGGCCCGGTGTTTCTGGGCGAGGACATGGCCAAGCCCAAGGCCTTCTCCGAGCACACCTCGCAACTGGTCGACGAGGATATCAAGCGCATCTTGCAGGCCGCCTATGAGCGCAGCCGGCAGATTGTCAGCGAGTACGCCCAGGCGATGCACGACGTGGCGTCCGAATTGCTCAGCAAGGAACTCATCACCGGCGACGTGGTGCGTGAGGCGGTGGCCCGCGTCAATCCCGATCTCAGAGCGCCGGTGTCGCTCGGCAAGAACTGA
- a CDS encoding tetratricopeptide repeat protein, with product MIDPALTWQQACEALSSDDYDAAYQILEAAYTEAARPARARLALYLVSLSSLYGDSGSEDMRRGLTEARTFDASLRADPLYLALSAELDARTRGPDAQPPRPEAQHALDALTRYHAACALSLGEQPEAALQVAPPAPELPVHLRWRLRSWQADAEEQLGHSEDAVALYGEAAHLALGVNKAVMWQEQAALLLQLGRTDEAGAALERARPLYRKPLPEEDTLHLASWHYLQAQFEMHQNELDAALASIQEAARLEASQNEASYGVALVWGQILTSRGQPEEALPLFEQALTHAEDEDRPYALHELGVALLDLDRPVDAREKLEAVLGTADYPFLAEVLADVAECDYRLGRLPEAQQEAEQALAQGATIPASLVLGSVALDYYHLDDALEHYQRVVREAAPGSRDWITGHQMAADVMAQQGFPDPAAAYAHAQQALEHTEASDDWHGTLQDHLSKAETLMGAGKGRTLN from the coding sequence ATGATTGATCCCGCCCTCACCTGGCAGCAAGCCTGCGAAGCGCTGTCCAGTGACGACTACGACGCTGCCTACCAGATTCTGGAAGCGGCCTACACCGAAGCCGCGCGCCCGGCCCGCGCCCGCTTGGCGCTGTATCTGGTGAGCCTGAGCAGTTTGTACGGCGACTCGGGCAGTGAGGACATGCGCCGGGGGCTGACCGAGGCGCGCACCTTCGACGCCTCGCTGCGGGCCGACCCACTGTACCTGGCCCTCAGCGCCGAACTCGATGCCCGCACGCGCGGCCCCGACGCCCAGCCGCCGCGCCCGGAAGCCCAGCACGCACTCGACGCCCTGACCCGCTACCACGCCGCCTGCGCCCTGAGCCTGGGCGAGCAGCCGGAAGCCGCCTTACAGGTCGCGCCGCCTGCGCCGGAGTTGCCCGTTCACCTGAGATGGCGGCTGCGAAGCTGGCAGGCCGACGCCGAGGAGCAGCTCGGCCACAGCGAGGACGCCGTCGCCCTCTACGGCGAGGCGGCGCACCTGGCCCTGGGCGTCAACAAAGCGGTGATGTGGCAGGAACAGGCCGCCCTGCTGCTGCAACTGGGCCGCACCGATGAGGCAGGCGCGGCGCTGGAGCGCGCCAGGCCCCTCTACCGCAAACCGCTGCCGGAAGAAGACACGTTGCACCTGGCCAGCTGGCATTACCTCCAAGCCCAGTTCGAGATGCACCAGAACGAGCTGGACGCGGCCCTCGCCAGCATTCAGGAAGCCGCCCGACTGGAAGCCTCACAGAATGAGGCCAGCTACGGCGTGGCACTGGTATGGGGCCAGATTCTGACCAGCCGGGGCCAGCCGGAAGAAGCCCTGCCTCTCTTCGAGCAGGCGCTGACGCACGCTGAGGACGAGGACCGGCCCTACGCCCTGCACGAACTCGGTGTGGCCCTGCTCGACCTCGACCGCCCGGTGGACGCCCGCGAGAAGCTTGAAGCGGTGCTGGGCACGGCGGATTATCCGTTTCTGGCCGAGGTGCTGGCCGACGTGGCCGAGTGCGACTACCGCCTGGGCCGATTGCCGGAAGCCCAGCAGGAAGCCGAGCAGGCGCTCGCCCAGGGCGCGACCATTCCGGCCAGCCTGGTGCTGGGCAGCGTGGCGCTCGACTACTACCACCTCGACGACGCCCTGGAGCACTACCAGCGGGTCGTCCGTGAGGCTGCTCCCGGCAGCCGCGACTGGATCACCGGGCACCAGATGGCCGCCGACGTGATGGCCCAGCAGGGCTTTCCCGACCCAGCGGCAGCCTACGCCCACGCCCAGCAAGCCTTAGAGCATACCGAGGCCAGCGACGACTGGCACGGCACCTTGCAAGACCACCTCAGCAAAGCCGAGACGCTGATGGGCGCGGGAAAAGGGAGAACGCTGAACTGA
- a CDS encoding DinB family protein has translation MISPADRFPIGPLPQLPAAERVPATLEHFAVSLEQSVADWRGLVGARTTSELARTYREGSWNVRQLAHHAAEAHLHGLSRLKGGLTQDEYIIQPFDQDAAILLPDTGLPVAAALELLESLNLRWLALLRGVESAQFAREIVHPVEGRQDLWQLVTKHDWHLRHHLAQARLALKA, from the coding sequence ATGATTTCCCCTGCTGACCGCTTTCCCATCGGCCCGCTGCCCCAGCTTCCCGCTGCTGAGCGCGTGCCCGCCACCCTGGAGCACTTCGCCGTCTCGCTGGAACAATCAGTGGCTGACTGGCGCGGTCTGGTGGGTGCCCGCACCACTTCCGAACTGGCCCGGACCTACCGCGAGGGAAGCTGGAACGTGCGCCAGCTCGCCCACCACGCCGCCGAGGCGCACCTGCACGGCCTGAGCCGCTTGAAAGGCGGTCTGACGCAGGACGAATACATCATTCAGCCGTTCGATCAGGACGCCGCCATCCTGCTGCCTGATACGGGTTTGCCGGTGGCGGCGGCCCTGGAACTGCTGGAGAGCCTCAATCTGCGCTGGCTGGCCCTGCTGCGCGGCGTGGAGAGCGCCCAGTTCGCCCGCGAGATCGTTCACCCTGTAGAGGGGCGGCAGGATCTGTGGCAGCTCGTGACCAAGCACGACTGGCACCTGCGGCATCATCTGGCGCAGGCACGGCTGGCCCTGAAAGCGTAA
- a CDS encoding FUSC family protein produces the protein MRRRTLLFRTAFAFAPEKWRPGTATRCALGVAIPIGLASLTGHAAWGILASIGALNAGLASFSGVYRSRLRLMLSASAVMGAVTLLALLLGPYLWLLVLAVTLLSFGLAVYGASNAAATTIGIQGTMIFIVLSGLNLPPALALPGGLLVLSGGLLQTVLLGVIWPLSPRHPERQAVARVYRQLSALIARLPQPGDQLADPAAFQDAWTVLDQARQLAWRSEHAELRRSLRVAEGLRAALVGYARADWTARQRGPAASRAAQQMSQALLTALRALENGLVHGQPHLTLEARAALNATLQRLVPTGEPDLNEWASLVVRLLTDLAAEDSDEPAIAGPTAPGRPPAQPESALAQWWRSASPRGSLGRHALKYALTLGLVTLLTRLFSVPHGYWLALTVGVVLRQDYLSTLTRGLARFGGTLAGVLLASLLIWALHPGPVALGLLSLGAAWLVYALFPTSYAAFSAAITLYVVFSVSASGLPERLVVEQRISLTLLGGLVALAVYLLWPEWPSAQLRGALQRAAEAQQRYVQAVAVFRRGGDPEQASTERRAARALRLQAEQLAQAARLEPPWGHARSDLTPAEADTALMQLHANAALSLSLHARSLLPANTEVADRSADQRSQMEQELAEAAQAAERLGRQLGGAP, from the coding sequence ATGCGCCGCCGAACGCTGCTGTTTCGTACCGCTTTCGCCTTCGCGCCTGAGAAATGGCGGCCCGGCACGGCGACGCGCTGCGCCCTGGGGGTGGCGATTCCAATCGGGCTGGCCTCGCTGACCGGGCACGCCGCCTGGGGCATTCTGGCGTCCATCGGAGCGCTCAACGCTGGGCTGGCCTCGTTCAGTGGGGTCTACCGCAGTCGCCTGCGCCTCATGCTGAGTGCCAGCGCCGTGATGGGCGCGGTCACGTTGCTGGCCCTGCTGCTTGGCCCGTACCTCTGGCTGCTGGTACTGGCCGTCACGCTGCTGAGTTTCGGGCTGGCGGTTTACGGGGCGTCCAATGCGGCGGCCACCACCATCGGTATTCAGGGCACCATGATTTTCATCGTGCTCTCGGGGCTGAACCTGCCTCCCGCGCTGGCCCTGCCCGGCGGCCTGCTGGTGCTGTCGGGCGGGCTGCTCCAGACCGTGCTACTCGGCGTGATCTGGCCGCTGAGTCCGCGTCATCCCGAGCGGCAGGCGGTGGCGCGGGTTTACCGCCAACTCTCGGCGCTGATCGCCCGTTTGCCGCAGCCGGGCGATCAGTTGGCCGACCCCGCCGCCTTTCAGGATGCCTGGACGGTGCTGGACCAGGCCCGCCAACTGGCCTGGCGCAGCGAGCATGCCGAGTTGCGCCGCTCGCTGCGGGTGGCCGAGGGCCTGCGGGCCGCGCTGGTCGGTTACGCCCGTGCGGACTGGACAGCGCGTCAACGTGGCCCGGCAGCGAGCCGGGCGGCCCAGCAGATGAGCCAGGCGCTGCTGACGGCCCTGCGGGCGCTGGAAAACGGGCTGGTTCACGGTCAACCCCACCTGACGCTGGAGGCCCGCGCCGCGCTGAACGCCACTTTGCAGCGTCTGGTTCCAACTGGCGAACCTGACCTCAATGAATGGGCCAGCTTGGTGGTGCGGCTGCTGACTGATCTGGCTGCCGAAGATTCAGATGAACCAGCCATTGCTGGGCCAACCGCCCCCGGTCGACCGCCCGCCCAGCCCGAAAGCGCGCTGGCCCAGTGGTGGCGCAGCGCCTCGCCGCGCGGCAGCCTGGGCCGTCACGCCCTCAAATATGCCCTGACGCTGGGTCTGGTAACGCTGCTGACCCGGCTGTTCAGTGTGCCGCACGGCTACTGGCTGGCCCTGACGGTGGGCGTGGTGCTGCGCCAGGATTACCTCAGCACCCTGACGCGGGGGCTGGCCCGTTTCGGCGGCACGCTGGCGGGAGTGCTGCTGGCCTCGCTGCTCATCTGGGCACTGCATCCTGGCCCGGTAGCGTTGGGACTGCTCAGCCTGGGCGCGGCCTGGCTGGTGTACGCGCTGTTTCCCACCAGTTATGCGGCCTTTTCGGCAGCCATCACGCTGTATGTGGTGTTCTCGGTGTCGGCCTCGGGCCTGCCGGAGCGTCTGGTCGTCGAGCAGCGCATCTCACTGACCCTGCTGGGCGGGCTGGTCGCGCTGGCGGTGTATCTGCTGTGGCCCGAGTGGCCCTCGGCGCAGTTACGGGGAGCCCTGCAGCGGGCCGCCGAGGCGCAGCAGCGCTATGTTCAGGCGGTGGCGGTTTTCCGGCGTGGCGGCGATCCCGAGCAGGCCAGCACCGAGCGCCGCGCCGCCCGTGCCCTGCGGCTTCAGGCCGAGCAACTGGCCCAGGCCGCCCGATTGGAGCCGCCCTGGGGCCATGCCCGCAGTGATCTGACGCCCGCCGAGGCGGACACCGCCCTGATGCAGCTCCACGCCAACGCGGCGCTGAGCCTCTCGCTGCACGCCCGCAGTCTGCTCCCGGCGAACACGGAGGTGGCTGACCGTTCGGCAGATCAGCGTTCGCAGATGGAGCAGGAACTGGCTGAAGCCGCGCAGGCTGCCGAGCGGCTGGGCCGTCAGCTCGGCGGTGCTCCATAA
- a CDS encoding carbon-nitrogen hydrolase family protein: MKTEPAPQSPDQLKVGLVQMAPVWLDRVATLQKVEGFIEEAAFSGCQLVVFGEALVPGYPFWLELTGGAKFNDPAQKRMYAHYLNQGVTIERGDLAGVCRLAAQHQLAVYLGIMERAPDRGGHSLYCSLVYVNERGKVASVHRKTQPTYEERLVWATGDGHGLRVHPLRAFQVGGLNCYENWVPLLRTALYAQGSDLHVAVWPGGMHNTPDITRFIALESRSYVVSVSGLLRPEDIPAGTPFQRELLATHRPFFGNGGSAVAAPDGSWLLEPVAEQEGLFVVTLDHARVREERQNFDPAGHYGRPDVAQLRVNRARQAIARFDDTDDDDTETHP; encoded by the coding sequence ATGAAAACTGAACCTGCTCCTCAGTCGCCCGATCAACTCAAGGTCGGCTTGGTGCAGATGGCTCCGGTATGGCTCGACCGCGTGGCGACACTGCAAAAAGTTGAAGGCTTTATCGAGGAAGCGGCGTTCAGTGGCTGTCAGCTTGTCGTGTTCGGTGAAGCGCTGGTGCCAGGCTACCCGTTCTGGCTAGAACTCACGGGCGGCGCAAAGTTTAACGATCCGGCCCAGAAGCGGATGTATGCCCACTACCTCAATCAAGGCGTGACCATCGAGCGCGGCGACCTCGCTGGGGTGTGCCGGTTGGCGGCCCAGCACCAGTTGGCGGTGTATCTGGGCATCATGGAGCGTGCGCCCGACCGGGGCGGCCACAGCCTGTACTGCTCGCTGGTTTACGTTAACGAGCGCGGCAAGGTCGCTTCAGTTCACCGCAAAACCCAGCCCACCTACGAGGAGCGCCTGGTCTGGGCGACGGGCGACGGCCACGGCCTGCGGGTGCATCCGCTGAGAGCTTTCCAGGTCGGCGGCCTCAACTGCTACGAAAACTGGGTGCCGCTGCTGCGAACGGCGCTCTACGCCCAGGGGTCTGATCTGCACGTGGCGGTCTGGCCGGGTGGAATGCACAACACGCCCGACATCACCCGCTTTATCGCCTTGGAAAGCCGCTCGTATGTGGTGTCGGTCAGCGGCCTGCTGCGCCCCGAAGACATTCCAGCGGGCACGCCGTTTCAGCGGGAACTGCTAGCCACACACCGTCCCTTTTTTGGCAATGGAGGCAGCGCTGTCGCCGCGCCGGACGGCAGCTGGCTGCTGGAGCCGGTGGCTGAGCAGGAGGGCCTTTTTGTCGTCACCCTCGACCACGCCCGTGTGCGTGAGGAGCGCCAGAACTTCGACCCCGCCGGACATTATGGCCGCCCGGACGTGGCCCAACTGCGGGTCAACCGGGCCCGTCAGGCCATCGCCCGCTTCGACGACACTGACGATGACGATACAGAAACCCATCCTTAA
- a CDS encoding AAA family ATPase has translation MLIVFSGLPGTGKSTLARQLARKLKSTYLRLDTLEAVLLSAGFQATVEGYTALYNLAEDNLRLGQTVVVDCVNPLLVTRETWHEVARRCSSRCVDIEIICSDRAEHQRRVETRREDETTHAGEWRPPTWPGVQASDYQPWTTPHLRLDTAQGTPQENVEALTQLSGMHGVFER, from the coding sequence ATGCTCATTGTTTTCAGCGGCCTGCCTGGGACCGGAAAATCTACGCTGGCCCGTCAGCTTGCACGAAAACTCAAATCAACTTATCTTCGTCTGGATACGTTGGAAGCTGTTCTCCTCAGTGCAGGTTTTCAGGCGACGGTGGAAGGCTACACGGCTCTTTACAATCTCGCCGAAGACAACCTGCGGCTGGGTCAGACGGTGGTGGTGGACTGTGTCAATCCCCTGCTTGTGACGCGTGAAACGTGGCATGAAGTGGCGCGGCGCTGCTCGAGTCGGTGCGTGGACATTGAAATTATCTGCTCGGACAGGGCTGAACATCAGCGGCGGGTCGAGACGCGGCGGGAGGACGAAACCACCCACGCCGGAGAGTGGAGGCCGCCCACCTGGCCGGGCGTTCAGGCCAGCGATTACCAGCCCTGGACGACGCCACACTTACGGCTGGATACAGCACAGGGGACGCCGCAGGAGAATGTTGAGGCGCTGACTCAGTTGTCCGGAATGCACGGGGTTTTTGAGCGCTGA
- the groL gene encoding chaperonin GroEL (60 kDa chaperone family; promotes refolding of misfolded polypeptides especially under stressful conditions; forms two stacked rings of heptamers to form a barrel-shaped 14mer; ends can be capped by GroES; misfolded proteins enter the barrel where they are refolded when GroES binds): MAKQLIFDESARRSLERGVNAVANAVKVTLGPRGRNVVIEKKFGSPTITKDGVTVAKEIELEDKLENIGAQLLKEVASKTNDITGDGTTTATVLGQAIVKEGLRNVAAGANPLALKRGIDKAVAVAIEEIKKLAVPIEDSEAIKKVAGISANDETVGQEIANAMDKVGKEGVITIEESKGFDTEVDVVEGMQFDKGFINPYFVTNAEKMEAVLEDPYILINEKKISNLKDLLPVLEKVAQTGRPLLIIAEDVEGEALATLVVNKLRGTLNIAAVKAPGFGDRRKEMLRDIAAVTGGQLVTEDLGYKLENTTLEMLGSAKRVRITKDETTIIDGSGDQSEIEARVNAIKGELEGTDSDYAREKLQERLAKLSGGVAVIRVGAATETELKEKKHRYEDALSTARSAVEEGIVAGGGTTLLRVIPAVRKAAESLIGDEATGARILIRALEEPARQIAINAGEEGSVIVNAVINSDKPRYGFNAATGEYVDDMVAAGIVDPAKVTRTALQNAASIGALILTTEAIVADKPDKPQQGGQGGGGMGGGDMGGMDF; this comes from the coding sequence ATGGCCAAACAACTGATTTTTGATGAATCTGCCCGTCGCAGCTTAGAGCGTGGCGTCAATGCCGTCGCCAACGCCGTCAAAGTGACCCTTGGGCCCCGTGGCCGCAACGTGGTCATCGAGAAGAAATTCGGCAGCCCCACGATCACCAAGGACGGCGTGACCGTCGCCAAGGAAATCGAGCTGGAAGACAAGCTCGAGAACATCGGCGCTCAGCTGCTCAAGGAAGTCGCCAGCAAGACCAACGACATCACGGGCGACGGCACCACCACCGCCACCGTGCTGGGCCAGGCCATCGTCAAGGAAGGTCTGCGCAACGTGGCCGCCGGTGCCAACCCGCTGGCCCTCAAGCGCGGCATTGATAAAGCCGTTGCTGTGGCCATTGAAGAGATCAAGAAGCTGGCCGTGCCGATTGAAGACTCCGAGGCCATCAAGAAAGTCGCGGGCATCAGCGCCAACGACGAAACTGTCGGCCAGGAAATCGCCAACGCGATGGACAAGGTCGGCAAGGAAGGCGTCATCACCATCGAAGAGAGCAAGGGCTTCGACACCGAAGTGGACGTCGTCGAGGGTATGCAGTTCGATAAGGGCTTCATCAACCCCTACTTCGTGACCAATGCCGAGAAGATGGAAGCGGTCCTGGAAGACCCCTACATCCTGATCAACGAGAAGAAGATCAGCAACCTCAAGGACCTGCTGCCGGTGCTGGAGAAAGTTGCCCAGACGGGTCGCCCGCTGCTGATCATCGCTGAAGACGTGGAAGGCGAGGCGCTCGCCACCCTGGTCGTCAACAAGTTGCGCGGCACGCTGAACATCGCTGCCGTCAAGGCCCCCGGCTTTGGGGACCGCCGTAAGGAAATGCTGCGTGACATCGCCGCCGTGACCGGTGGGCAGCTCGTGACCGAAGACCTCGGCTACAAGCTGGAGAACACCACCCTGGAGATGCTGGGCAGCGCCAAGCGCGTCCGCATTACCAAGGACGAGACCACCATCATCGACGGTTCGGGCGACCAGAGCGAGATCGAGGCCCGCGTCAACGCCATCAAGGGCGAGCTGGAAGGCACCGACAGCGACTATGCCCGCGAGAAGCTTCAGGAGCGCCTCGCCAAACTGTCCGGCGGCGTGGCCGTGATCCGGGTTGGGGCCGCCACCGAGACCGAACTCAAGGAAAAGAAGCACCGCTACGAGGACGCCCTCTCCACTGCCCGCTCGGCTGTGGAAGAAGGCATCGTGGCTGGCGGCGGCACCACCCTGCTGCGCGTGATTCCTGCGGTTCGTAAGGCTGCCGAGAGCCTGATCGGCGACGAGGCCACCGGCGCGCGTATCCTGATCCGCGCCCTGGAAGAACCCGCCCGCCAGATCGCCATCAATGCGGGCGAGGAAGGCAGCGTCATCGTCAACGCCGTCATCAACAGCGACAAGCCCCGCTACGGCTTCAACGCTGCGACGGGCGAGTACGTGGACGACATGGTGGCTGCTGGCATCGTTGACCCGGCCAAGGTCACCCGCACCGCCCTCCAGAACGCGGCCAGCATCGGCGCGCTGATCCTGACCACCGAGGCCATCGTGGCCGACAAGCCCGATAAGCCCCAGCAGGGCGGCCAGGGTGGCGGCGGCATGGGCGGCGGCGACATGGGCGGCATGGACTTCTAA
- the groES gene encoding co-chaperone GroES gives MLKPLGDRVLVEVIEETEQKTAGGLFVPDTAKQKSQRGKVIAVGSGKTLDNGTKVPVEVSVGDTVHFAKYGGTEVTLAGKEYSLFAERDLLAIEN, from the coding sequence ATGCTGAAACCTTTAGGCGACCGAGTTCTCGTGGAAGTTATCGAAGAAACCGAGCAGAAGACCGCTGGTGGCCTGTTCGTGCCGGATACCGCCAAGCAGAAAAGCCAGCGCGGCAAAGTCATCGCGGTGGGCAGCGGCAAGACGCTCGACAACGGCACCAAAGTTCCTGTTGAAGTCTCAGTGGGCGACACGGTTCACTTTGCCAAGTACGGCGGTACCGAGGTCACGCTGGCAGGCAAAGAGTACAGTCTTTTCGCCGAGCGTGACTTGCTTGCCATTGAAAACTGA